Proteins from one Lachnospiraceae bacterium KGMB03038 genomic window:
- a CDS encoding DUF4366 domain-containing protein — protein MKNKKIFRTLAALCTCLMLMGGFSVTAFAQGTDPAPTATPAADATNDSNVVVEETEDSPPLTPEGNAALVDDFGGNKQLITVTTKAGNYFYILIDRANEDKETAVHFLNQVDEADLEALMEDGQTTEETPAVCNCTEKCAAGAVNTACPVCAVDMAGCTGQEPEPTPDPETEPEPETEPAGLNPAFLLVVLAALGGIGALVYFKFIKQKPKTKGSDDLDDYDYGADEELPEDETWETEPEEADGGGDEESEGKTD, from the coding sequence ATGAAGAATAAGAAGATTTTCAGAACCCTTGCCGCCCTCTGCACCTGCCTGATGCTGATGGGCGGCTTTTCTGTGACCGCCTTTGCCCAGGGCACGGACCCCGCGCCGACGGCTACCCCTGCGGCGGACGCCACCAATGACAGCAATGTGGTGGTGGAGGAAACCGAGGACAGCCCGCCGCTGACCCCGGAAGGCAACGCCGCCCTGGTGGATGATTTTGGCGGCAACAAGCAGCTCATCACCGTCACCACCAAGGCGGGCAACTACTTCTACATCCTCATTGACCGTGCCAACGAGGATAAGGAGACCGCCGTCCACTTCTTAAACCAGGTGGATGAGGCTGATTTGGAGGCACTCATGGAGGACGGCCAGACCACAGAGGAAACCCCTGCCGTCTGCAACTGTACGGAGAAGTGTGCGGCGGGCGCGGTGAATACGGCTTGTCCGGTCTGCGCCGTGGATATGGCGGGCTGCACGGGCCAGGAGCCGGAACCCACACCCGACCCGGAGACGGAACCTGAGCCGGAAACCGAACCGGCAGGACTGAATCCGGCGTTCTTGCTGGTGGTGCTGGCCGCGCTGGGTGGCATCGGTGCGCTGGTCTACTTCAAATTCATCAAGCAGAAGCCCAAGACCAAGGGCAGCGATGACCTGGATGATTACGACTACGGCGCAGATGAAGAACTCCCGGAGGATGAGACCTGGGAGACCGAGCCGGAGGAAGCTGACGGGGGCGGCGACGAGGAAAGCGAGGGCAAGACGGATTGA
- a CDS encoding conjugal transfer protein TraE: MAESQTKTRRKLTRAERKQIEAAIARANRTDKKEQSAQDSIPYERMWPDGICKVADGRYTKTIQFQDINYQLSQNEDKAAIFEGWCDFLNYFDSSIRFQLSFLNLAASQETFANSITIPPQGDDFDPIRVEYTQMLQNQLARGNNGLIKTKYLTFSIEADSIRTAKPRLERIETDVLNNFKRLGVAAEVLDGKARLAQLHAIFHMDEQVPFQFEWEWLPSSGLSTKDFIAPSGFEFRTGKQFRMGRKYGAVSFVQILAPELNDRMLADFLDMESSLIVNLHIQSVDQVKAIKTVKRKITDLDRSKIEEQKKAVRAGYDMDIIPSDLATYGNEAKKLLQDLQSRNERMFLVTFLVLNTADTPRQLDNNIFQASSIAQKHNCQLVRLDFQQEEGLMSSLPLGLNQIEIQRGLTTSSTAIFVPFTTQELFQNGKEALYYGINALSNNLIMVDRKLLKNPNGLILGTPGSGKSFSAKREIANCFLLTSDDVIICDPEAEYAPLVERLHGQVIKISPTSTNYINPMDLNLDYSDDESPLSLKSDFILSLCELIVGGKEGLQPVQKTIIDRCVRLVYQNYLNDPRPENMPILEDLYDLLRAQDEKEAQYIATALEIYVTGSLNVFNHRSNVNVHNRIVCYDIKELGKQLKKIGMLVVQDQVWNRVTINRAAHKSTRYYIDEMHLLLKEEQTAAYTVEIWKRFRKWGGIPTGK, encoded by the coding sequence ATGGCAGAGTCGCAGACTAAAACCCGGCGTAAGCTGACCCGCGCCGAACGCAAACAGATCGAGGCAGCGATTGCCCGTGCCAACCGCACGGACAAAAAAGAGCAGTCCGCCCAGGACAGCATCCCCTATGAACGGATGTGGCCGGACGGTATCTGCAAAGTGGCGGATGGCCGCTACACAAAAACCATCCAGTTCCAGGACATCAACTACCAGCTCAGCCAGAACGAGGACAAAGCGGCCATCTTCGAGGGCTGGTGTGATTTCCTCAACTACTTTGACAGCTCCATCCGGTTTCAGCTGTCCTTCTTGAATCTGGCAGCGTCCCAGGAGACTTTCGCCAACAGCATCACCATCCCGCCCCAGGGGGACGACTTCGACCCGATCCGGGTGGAGTACACGCAGATGCTGCAAAACCAGCTGGCGCGTGGCAACAACGGCCTTATCAAAACCAAGTACCTGACCTTTTCCATCGAGGCGGACAGTATCCGCACCGCCAAGCCCCGGCTGGAGCGCATCGAGACCGATGTGCTGAACAACTTCAAGCGGCTGGGTGTCGCCGCCGAGGTATTGGACGGCAAAGCCCGGCTGGCCCAGCTGCACGCCATCTTCCACATGGACGAGCAGGTTCCGTTCCAGTTCGAGTGGGAATGGCTGCCCTCCAGCGGCCTTTCCACCAAGGACTTCATCGCTCCGTCTGGCTTCGAGTTCCGCACCGGCAAGCAGTTCCGCATGGGCAGGAAGTATGGGGCCGTCAGCTTCGTGCAGATTCTGGCCCCGGAGCTGAATGACCGGATGCTGGCGGACTTCCTGGATATGGAAAGCAGCCTGATCGTGAACCTGCACATCCAGTCGGTGGACCAGGTGAAGGCCATCAAGACGGTGAAACGGAAAATCACCGACCTGGACCGCAGCAAAATCGAGGAACAGAAAAAGGCTGTCCGCGCCGGATATGACATGGACATCATCCCCTCCGACCTTGCCACCTACGGCAACGAGGCCAAGAAGCTGTTGCAGGACCTGCAAAGCCGTAATGAGCGGATGTTCCTGGTGACGTTTCTGGTGTTGAACACGGCGGACACCCCCCGGCAGCTGGACAACAACATCTTCCAGGCGTCGAGTATCGCCCAGAAGCACAACTGCCAGCTGGTACGGCTGGATTTCCAGCAGGAGGAAGGCTTGATGTCCTCTTTGCCGCTGGGTTTGAACCAGATCGAGATCCAGCGCGGGCTGACCACCAGTTCTACCGCTATCTTTGTACCGTTCACGACGCAGGAACTTTTTCAGAATGGCAAAGAGGCGCTGTATTACGGCATCAATGCTCTTTCCAACAACCTCATCATGGTGGATCGCAAGCTGCTGAAGAACCCCAACGGCCTGATTCTGGGCACGCCCGGTTCCGGCAAAAGTTTTTCGGCCAAGCGCGAGATTGCCAACTGTTTCCTGCTCACCAGCGATGATGTCATCATCTGTGACCCGGAGGCCGAGTACGCCCCGCTGGTGGAACGTCTGCACGGGCAGGTCATTAAGATTTCGCCCACTTCCACCAACTACATCAACCCGATGGACTTGAACCTGGACTATTCGGACGATGAAAGCCCGCTGTCCCTCAAGTCCGATTTTATTTTGTCACTGTGCGAGCTGATTGTGGGCGGTAAGGAAGGTTTGCAGCCGGTGCAGAAAACCATCATCGACCGCTGTGTGCGGCTGGTCTACCAGAACTATCTCAACGACCCCAGGCCGGAGAATATGCCGATTCTGGAGGATTTGTACGACCTGCTGCGGGCGCAGGACGAGAAGGAGGCCCAGTACATCGCCACGGCGCTGGAAATCTACGTCACGGGTTCTTTGAATGTGTTCAATCACAGGTCCAACGTCAATGTGCATAACCGCATCGTCTGTTACGACATCAAGGAATTGGGCAAACAGCTCAAGAAAATCGGGATGCTGGTTGTTCAGGATCAGGTCTGGAACCGTGTCACCATCAACCGGGCGGCCCACAAGTCCACCCGCTACTACATCGACGAGATGCACCTGCTGCTCAAGGAGGAACAGACTGCCGCCTACACGGTGGAGATCTGGAAGCGTTTTCGTAAATGGGGAGGAATCCCTACAGGTAAATGA
- a CDS encoding DUF3851 domain-containing protein translates to MKPEILNNDHMMFLDRALETQRTALLTAMADAVAECRTAADQAAELTETGEIGLLRLVEILCAARVQRGQTGGAVLEGTEVQILADALAQLYACLTECRFVGPMGLAAYAELSGMMASLMLGEWFD, encoded by the coding sequence ATGAAACCCGAAATTCTGAACAATGACCACATGATGTTTTTGGACCGGGCGTTGGAGACCCAGCGCACCGCACTGCTGACGGCGATGGCCGACGCGGTTGCCGAGTGCCGCACGGCGGCAGACCAGGCGGCGGAGTTGACCGAGACCGGCGAGATCGGCCTGCTTCGGCTGGTGGAGATTCTGTGCGCCGCCAGGGTCCAGCGGGGCCAGACCGGCGGGGCCGTGCTGGAAGGCACCGAAGTCCAGATTCTGGCGGATGCGCTGGCCCAGCTTTACGCCTGCCTGACCGAGTGCCGCTTCGTGGGGCCGATGGGGCTGGCGGCCTATGCGGAGCTTTCCGGCATGATGGCCTCCCTCATGCTGGGAGAATGGTTTGATTAA
- a CDS encoding conjugative transfer protein, whose protein sequence is MEFFNQAITVLQTLVIALGAGLGVWGVINLLEGYGNDNPGAKSQGMKQLMAGAGVAIVGMVLVPLLSGLFTV, encoded by the coding sequence ATGGAATTTTTCAATCAGGCAATCACCGTTCTTCAGACCCTCGTTATCGCTCTCGGTGCCGGTCTCGGCGTGTGGGGCGTCATCAATTTGCTGGAAGGTTATGGCAACGATAACCCCGGAGCCAAGAGCCAGGGCATGAAACAGCTGATGGCGGGCGCGGGCGTCGCTATCGTCGGCATGGTGCTGGTGCCCCTGCTGTCCGGCCTGTTCACCGTCTGA
- a CDS encoding conjugal transfer protein TraE, with protein sequence MKMGESSRGMDKKPFANHNQITQNVKDLLASREVENIFENSDFVYMLNQAGGDRQILAKQLGISPHQLSYVTHSGEGEGLLFYGSTILPFVDHFPKNTELYRIMTTKPQEIKEAD encoded by the coding sequence CTGAAAATGGGCGAAAGCTCCAGAGGAATGGATAAAAAGCCATTCGCTAATCACAATCAGATTACTCAGAACGTGAAAGATCTTCTTGCGTCCCGCGAGGTAGAGAACATCTTCGAGAACTCCGACTTCGTGTATATGCTCAACCAGGCGGGCGGTGACCGACAGATTCTCGCCAAACAGTTGGGCATTTCACCGCACCAGCTGTCCTATGTGACCCATTCCGGCGAGGGCGAAGGGCTGCTGTTCTACGGTTCCACGATTTTGCCTTTCGTGGACCACTTCCCGAAAAACACCGAGCTGTACCGCATTATGACCACCAAACCCCAAGAAATAAAGGAGGCGGACTGA
- a CDS encoding CHAP domain-containing protein, producing MIKEPRLRFTEEERADPALEKPIRKAEKAAAKADKAQAKIPKKQVKRTEVDPKTGKVTTKLVLEDKPRPPSKLSHSLRDAPGNAVAGKIHQEIQESEDDNVGVESAHKSEEAVEAGVHLVQEGYRSHKLKPYRKAAQAERQLEKANINALYQKSLQDNPQAASNPLSRWQQKQQIKKQYAAAKRAAQSGGTAAGAAQKSGKAAKTVKEKAQQAGAYVMQHKKGFIMVLAIFLLICLLLNTMSSCSMMAQSIGSMISGTTYPSDDPELVAVEADYAAKEAALQAEIDNIESSHPGYDEYRYDLDMIGHDPHELAAYLSAVLQGYTRASAQAELERIFNAQYQLTLTEEVEVRYRTETRTDSEGNSYTVEVPYNYYILNVTLASKPISSVASELLTPEQLEMYQVYRQTLGNKPLIFGGGSADTSDSESLAGVEFVNGTRPGNQAVVDIAKSQVGNVGGQPYWSWYGFTSRVEWCACYVSWCYGQMGLSEPRFAACQSQGIPWFQSHGQWGGRDYANIAPGDAIFFDWDLDGSADHVGIVVGTDGSRVYTVEGNSGDACKIKSYSLTYECIKGYGLMNW from the coding sequence TTGATTAAGGAACCGCGCCTGCGCTTTACGGAGGAAGAACGGGCGGACCCGGCATTGGAAAAACCCATCCGAAAGGCGGAAAAGGCCGCCGCCAAAGCGGACAAGGCGCAGGCAAAAATCCCGAAAAAGCAGGTCAAACGGACCGAGGTGGACCCCAAGACTGGCAAGGTCACAACCAAGCTGGTGCTGGAGGACAAGCCCAGGCCGCCCTCCAAGCTGTCCCATTCTCTGCGGGATGCGCCGGGCAATGCAGTGGCAGGCAAGATTCACCAGGAGATTCAGGAGTCCGAGGATGACAACGTGGGCGTGGAGAGCGCCCACAAGTCCGAGGAAGCCGTAGAGGCTGGTGTGCATCTGGTCCAGGAGGGCTACCGCAGCCACAAGCTGAAACCCTACCGCAAGGCCGCCCAGGCCGAGCGGCAGCTGGAAAAGGCCAACATCAATGCACTGTACCAGAAGTCGTTGCAGGACAATCCCCAGGCTGCGAGTAACCCGCTGTCCCGGTGGCAGCAGAAGCAGCAGATCAAAAAGCAGTACGCCGCTGCTAAACGGGCCGCGCAGTCCGGCGGGACCGCCGCCGGTGCCGCGCAAAAATCCGGCAAGGCAGCCAAAACGGTCAAAGAAAAGGCCCAGCAGGCCGGTGCCTATGTGATGCAGCACAAGAAAGGCTTCATCATGGTGCTGGCGATTTTCCTGCTGATCTGCCTGCTGCTCAACACTATGTCCTCCTGCTCCATGATGGCGCAGAGCATCGGTTCGATGATTTCCGGCACCACTTACCCTTCGGATGACCCGGAGCTGGTGGCGGTGGAAGCGGACTATGCAGCCAAGGAGGCCGCGTTGCAAGCCGAGATCGACAACATCGAGAGCAGCCATCCCGGCTATGACGAGTACCGCTATGACCTGGATATGATCGGCCACGACCCCCACGAGCTGGCGGCCTACCTGTCTGCCGTCTTGCAGGGCTACACGCGAGCAAGTGCCCAGGCCGAGCTGGAGCGCATCTTCAATGCCCAGTACCAGCTGACGCTGACCGAGGAAGTGGAAGTACGCTACCGCACCGAGACCCGGACCGACAGCGAGGGCAACAGTTATACGGTCGAAGTCCCCTACAACTACTACATCTTAAATGTGACCCTAGCCAGCAAGCCCATATCCTCTGTGGCTTCGGAGTTGTTGACGCCGGAGCAGCTGGAGATGTACCAGGTGTACCGGCAGACGCTGGGCAACAAGCCGTTGATATTCGGCGGCGGTTCCGCCGACACCAGCGACTCCGAGAGCTTGGCCGGTGTGGAGTTTGTGAACGGCACCCGGCCCGGCAATCAGGCGGTGGTGGACATCGCCAAAAGCCAGGTGGGCAACGTGGGCGGTCAGCCCTATTGGAGCTGGTACGGCTTTACGTCCCGTGTGGAGTGGTGCGCTTGTTATGTGTCCTGGTGCTATGGTCAGATGGGGCTGTCCGAGCCGCGCTTTGCAGCCTGCCAGTCCCAGGGTATTCCGTGGTTCCAGTCACATGGACAATGGGGCGGGCGGGACTACGCCAACATCGCCCCCGGCGACGCCATCTTCTTCGATTGGGACCTGGATGGGAGTGCCGACCATGTGGGCATCGTGGTGGGCACCGACGGCAGCCGGGTCTACACCGTGGAAGGTAATTCCGGCGACGCCTGCAAGATTAAAAGCTACTCACTCACTTATGAGTGCATCAAGGGCTACGGCCTGATGAACTGGTAA
- a CDS encoding DUF4315 family protein — MAKNKIERIDQEIAKTREKIAEQQEKLKALEAQKTEAENLEIVQMVRALRMTPAQLSAMLAGGMVPGQDAIPADSEQEDMTHEE; from the coding sequence ATGGCTAAGAACAAAATCGAGCGCATCGACCAGGAGATTGCCAAGACCCGCGAGAAGATCGCGGAGCAGCAGGAAAAGCTGAAGGCCCTGGAAGCGCAGAAAACCGAGGCGGAGAACCTGGAAATCGTCCAGATGGTGCGCGCCCTGCGCATGACCCCGGCCCAGCTGAGCGCCATGCTCGCTGGCGGCATGGTGCCCGGCCAGGACGCGATTCCCGCCGATTCCGAACAGGAGGACATGACCCATGAAGAATAA
- a CDS encoding phosphoadenosine phosphosulfate reductase → MNIVSFGGGTNSAALLVGLHQHGIPVDLITFADTGAEHPHTYRFLETMNQWLREHEMPPITVVEKMDRNGNRLTLETECLRSCTLPSIAYGFKRCSQKHKVGPQEKFCNHHPQCRAVWQSGNRVTRFIGYDAGERKRYEHSRKFNEADKKYKNRYPLIEDWHWTRDDCIRAIQEAGLPLPGKSSCFFCPSMKRNEVEALKRQHPDLYRRALAIEENAMPHLKTVKGLGRNYAWKERYGME, encoded by the coding sequence CTGAATATTGTATCTTTTGGGGGCGGCACGAACAGTGCCGCCCTTTTGGTTGGGCTTCATCAGCATGGGATTCCCGTTGACCTCATCACCTTTGCGGACACCGGGGCGGAGCATCCACACACCTACCGCTTCCTGGAAACCATGAACCAGTGGCTGCGTGAACATGAGATGCCGCCCATTACGGTGGTGGAAAAGATGGACCGTAACGGCAACCGGCTGACATTGGAAACCGAGTGCCTGCGTTCCTGTACACTGCCCTCCATCGCCTACGGCTTCAAGCGGTGTTCCCAGAAGCATAAGGTTGGGCCGCAGGAAAAATTCTGCAACCACCATCCGCAATGCCGCGCTGTGTGGCAGTCCGGGAACCGGGTCACGCGGTTTATCGGCTACGATGCTGGGGAGCGGAAACGGTATGAACATTCCAGAAAATTCAATGAGGCGGACAAAAAGTATAAGAACCGCTATCCGCTGATTGAGGACTGGCACTGGACGCGGGACGATTGTATCCGGGCAATTCAGGAGGCGGGTTTGCCTCTGCCCGGCAAATCGTCCTGCTTTTTCTGCCCCAGTATGAAGCGCAACGAAGTAGAAGCCCTGAAACGGCAGCACCCCGACCTGTATCGTCGGGCGCTTGCCATCGAGGAAAATGCAATGCCCCATCTCAAGACCGTCAAGGGATTGGGGCGCAACTACGCTTGGAAAGAGCGATATGGAATGGAGTGA
- a CDS encoding DNA methyltransferase: MGKYQIIYADPPWSYRSGKVQGAAQNHYPTMSDEQLYRLPVSTLAADTSVLFLWCTFPKLPEALKLIKAWGFTFKTVAFVWLKQNKSGNGFFLGLGWWTRSNAEICLLAVRGKPKRKSASVRQLVFAPVEQHSKKPDIVRDRILELMGDLPRIELFARQTAPGWDVWGNEVDSSISFP; this comes from the coding sequence ATGGGAAAATATCAGATTATTTATGCAGATCCTCCTTGGAGCTACCGTAGCGGAAAAGTGCAAGGGGCGGCTCAAAATCATTACCCAACCATGTCGGATGAACAGCTGTACCGACTTCCAGTATCTACGCTGGCCGCCGATACCAGTGTTTTATTCCTGTGGTGTACATTCCCAAAACTGCCGGAAGCACTGAAACTTATTAAAGCGTGGGGATTTACCTTCAAAACTGTTGCATTTGTCTGGCTCAAGCAGAATAAATCCGGCAACGGATTTTTCTTAGGGCTTGGCTGGTGGACAAGGAGCAACGCTGAGATTTGTCTGCTGGCTGTAAGAGGGAAACCTAAGAGAAAGAGCGCCAGTGTCCGGCAACTGGTTTTTGCACCTGTTGAGCAACATAGTAAGAAACCTGATATTGTTAGGGATCGTATTTTGGAACTCATGGGTGATTTACCACGCATTGAGTTGTTTGCCCGCCAAACTGCACCAGGATGGGATGTGTGGGGCAACGAAGTGGACAGCTCAATATCGTTCCCATAA
- the ltrA gene encoding group II intron reverse transcriptase/maturase, which yields MPKKSKNLCVDDLRHAEYYGMQPVFDELYRRSLDGDNFTDLMDIILSRDNILLAYRNIKANGGSYTAGTDNRNISDIGCLPPETVVEKVRFIVTGSQHGYRPKPVRRKDIPKPNGKTRPLGIPCIWDRLIQQCIKQVMEPICEAKFSDNSYGFRPNRSVEHAMQRTYTMLQRMNLHYVIEFDIKGFFDNVNHSKLVRQIWALGIHDKQLIFIIKRILKAPIRMPDGTTLIPDKGTPQGGIISPLLANIVLNELDNWVESQWQNHPLVKEYGYERKIRNSITFDRSKAFLKMRKTGLKEMYIVRYADDFRIFCRNKEDALRTKEAVTAWITERLRLEVSPEKTRIVNVRKRYSEFLGFKIRVRPKSGRYAVQSHICDKKLELERQKLVEQAKRIARPSKGKRPLDEIRLFNSMVLGIQNYFQLATCISIDCRKIHRQVMTVLTNRLNTETGCKLVREGGAMTESEKERFGKSAMVRYVSGIDQPIYPIAYIKNKIPMAKKTAVCSYTADGRTLIHTNLSLNSFVLAGLRNQPSMGRSTELTDSRISLFSAQRGKCALSGELFENAADIVCWLKTPAEFGGRERYQNMILFHRRFLLLLQRRPMNELKAIAYALKTTKELMLKVNSLRERAGLSAIE from the coding sequence ATGCCAAAGAAAAGCAAAAATCTATGTGTAGACGATTTACGGCACGCCGAGTATTACGGTATGCAGCCAGTTTTTGACGAACTCTATCGCCGAAGTCTGGACGGAGACAACTTTACCGACCTTATGGATATAATCCTAAGCCGGGATAACATTCTTCTGGCATATCGGAACATCAAAGCAAACGGAGGAAGCTACACAGCAGGAACAGACAACAGAAACATCAGTGACATCGGGTGTTTACCGCCCGAAACAGTTGTGGAGAAAGTGAGGTTTATTGTCACAGGAAGTCAGCACGGATACCGACCAAAACCGGTCAGGCGTAAAGACATTCCGAAGCCAAACGGCAAGACCCGCCCGTTGGGTATTCCTTGTATCTGGGACAGGCTGATACAGCAATGTATCAAGCAGGTCATGGAGCCTATCTGCGAAGCGAAATTCAGCGACAATAGCTACGGCTTTCGCCCGAACCGCTCCGTAGAACACGCCATGCAGAGAACCTATACCATGCTCCAGCGAATGAATCTGCATTATGTGATTGAGTTTGATATAAAGGGCTTTTTCGATAATGTAAATCACAGTAAGCTGGTGCGGCAGATATGGGCTTTGGGAATACACGACAAACAGTTGATTTTTATTATCAAGCGGATTCTGAAAGCACCGATTAGAATGCCAGACGGCACTACCCTCATTCCAGACAAAGGCACACCGCAAGGTGGTATCATTTCACCGCTACTTGCGAATATCGTGCTGAATGAACTGGATAACTGGGTAGAGAGCCAATGGCAGAACCACCCTCTTGTAAAGGAATACGGGTATGAGAGAAAAATCAGAAACTCGATTACTTTTGACCGGAGTAAGGCATTTCTCAAAATGAGGAAAACGGGACTGAAAGAAATGTACATCGTGAGATATGCAGATGATTTCAGAATCTTCTGTCGGAATAAAGAGGACGCTTTGAGAACAAAAGAAGCTGTAACAGCGTGGATAACTGAGAGGCTAAGGCTTGAAGTATCGCCAGAGAAAACAAGGATAGTCAATGTCAGAAAACGCTATTCAGAGTTTCTCGGATTCAAGATACGGGTCAGACCAAAAAGCGGTAGGTACGCTGTGCAATCTCATATCTGTGACAAAAAGTTGGAACTGGAAAGGCAAAAGCTGGTGGAACAAGCGAAGCGGATTGCCAGACCGTCCAAAGGAAAAAGACCTTTAGACGAGATAAGGCTGTTCAATTCAATGGTTCTGGGAATACAGAATTATTTCCAGCTCGCTACCTGTATCAGTATTGATTGCAGAAAAATCCACAGGCAGGTCATGACAGTTTTAACCAACCGGCTCAATACAGAAACCGGGTGCAAACTTGTTCGAGAAGGCGGTGCAATGACCGAGAGCGAAAAGGAGCGGTTCGGTAAGTCGGCAATGGTGCGGTATGTATCAGGAATCGACCAACCTATCTACCCTATCGCATATATCAAGAACAAGATACCGATGGCAAAGAAAACAGCGGTATGCAGTTATACGGCCGACGGACGGACATTGATACACACAAACCTAAGCCTGAACTCATTTGTTCTGGCGGGTTTGAGAAATCAACCGTCTATGGGTCGAAGCACAGAACTCACAGACAGCAGGATTTCATTATTCTCTGCTCAACGTGGAAAATGTGCGCTAAGTGGAGAACTCTTTGAAAATGCGGCTGACATTGTATGCTGGCTGAAAACTCCGGCAGAATTTGGCGGCAGGGAACGCTATCAAAACATGATTTTGTTCCACAGGAGATTCCTTCTGCTTCTGCAAAGACGCCCGATGAATGAGCTGAAAGCGATAGCTTATGCTCTCAAAACAACAAAGGAACTGATGTTAAAAGTGAACAGTCTGCGTGAGCGGGCTGGTTTGTCCGCAATAGAATAA
- a CDS encoding PrgI family protein, which translates to MAYVPVPKDLSKVKTKVAFNLTKRQLVCFGSGALIGVPLFFLLRGPAGNSVAAMCMMLVMLPFFMLAMYEKHGQPLEKIVGNILKVAVIRPRQRPYRTNNFYATLERQANLDKEVYDIVRGKDKATDRNGRVAD; encoded by the coding sequence ATGGCTTATGTACCCGTACCCAAAGACTTGTCCAAGGTCAAGACGAAAGTCGCATTCAACTTAACCAAGAGGCAGCTTGTCTGCTTCGGCAGCGGGGCGCTCATCGGCGTGCCGCTTTTCTTTTTGCTCCGGGGGCCTGCTGGCAACAGCGTGGCGGCCATGTGTATGATGCTCGTCATGCTGCCCTTCTTCATGCTGGCGATGTATGAGAAGCACGGCCAGCCCCTGGAAAAGATCGTCGGCAACATCCTCAAAGTGGCTGTCATTCGGCCCAGGCAGCGCCCGTATCGGACCAATAACTTCTACGCCACGTTGGAGCGGCAGGCAAATCTCGATAAGGAGGTGTATGACATTGTTCGCGGCAAAGACAAAGCGACAGACCGAAATGGCAGAGTCGCAGACTAA
- a CDS encoding type IV secretory system conjugative DNA transfer family protein gives MKQLNVKKLVLLNLPYFLLGLFATNLGEAWRLATGADASAKMLSFFSTLPVALGSWWPSLHPLDLAVGLCCGAGLRLAVYLKGKNAKKYRHNVEYGSARWGTHDDIAPYIDPVFQNNVILTQTERLTMSSRPKNPKYARNKNVLVIGGSGSGKTRFWLKPNLMQMHSSYVVTDPKGTILVECGKMLQRGAPKLGKDGKPMKDKNGKVIYEPYQIKVLNTINFKKSMHYNPFSYIHSEKDILKLVTTLIANTKGEGKAGDDFWVSATRSQAVKSLRTGNGFPLFGELIV, from the coding sequence CTGGCGGCTGGCGACCGGCGCGGATGCCTCGGCCAAGATGCTTTCGTTCTTCTCCACCCTGCCGGTGGCGCTGGGAAGCTGGTGGCCCAGCCTGCACCCGCTGGACCTGGCTGTTGGCCTGTGCTGCGGCGCTGGTCTGCGGCTGGCGGTGTACCTGAAAGGCAAGAACGCCAAGAAATACCGCCATAACGTGGAGTACGGTTCAGCCCGATGGGGCACCCACGACGATATTGCCCCCTATATCGACCCGGTGTTCCAGAATAATGTCATTTTGACCCAGACCGAACGGCTCACTATGTCCAGCCGCCCTAAGAACCCAAAGTATGCGCGCAATAAAAACGTGCTGGTCATCGGCGGTTCCGGCTCCGGCAAGACCCGCTTCTGGCTTAAGCCCAATCTGATGCAGATGCACAGTTCCTATGTGGTCACCGACCCAAAGGGCACCATTCTGGTGGAGTGCGGCAAAATGCTTCAGCGGGGCGCACCCAAGCTGGGCAAGGACGGCAAGCCGATGAAGGACAAAAACGGCAAAGTCATCTATGAGCCGTACCAGATCAAGGTGCTGAACACCATCAACTTCAAGAAGTCCATGCACTATAACCCTTTCAGCTACATCCACAGCGAAAAGGATATTTTGAAGCTGGTCACGACCTTGATTGCGAATACGAAGGGCGAGGGCAAGGCCGGGGACGATTTCTGGGTCAGTGCGACTCGTTCGCAGGCGGTAAAAAGTCTGCGCACGGGCAACGGTTTTCCGTTGTTCGGAGAACTGATAGTTTGA